A genomic region of Novipirellula aureliae contains the following coding sequences:
- a CDS encoding ParB/RepB/Spo0J family partition protein, which translates to MPNSQPIPPEITVIGDGIQDPMLALEILDERLQRYRLVQPKLERQMMQSLKDYGQVSPIIVFQLEGQMVLVDGFKRLRAARSLKGFTHLQARLLEVDEQAAKAALFNLNRIVGRPVELEEAWVIFALVREDGLQQAEVAQMLGRHKSWVNRRLALIERLCDEARESLRLGLLTPTQARHLIRLPRGNQKAAMLAATDAALTSRELSDVVDLLSASSTAEQAHLVLSNPREALRQSQADYVYQWDPRMSASGNRAAKRLALLLDCLAKMNSWLRYKGRSELQAIDREPLTDGFVKLEQETKVVAEATEDFLKEMKQP; encoded by the coding sequence ATGCCAAACTCTCAACCAATACCTCCCGAAATTACAGTCATCGGGGATGGTATCCAAGATCCTATGCTTGCCCTGGAAATACTTGACGAGCGTTTACAACGCTACCGTCTGGTGCAACCAAAGCTTGAGCGGCAGATGATGCAGTCGCTCAAGGACTACGGCCAAGTATCGCCAATCATCGTCTTTCAACTCGAAGGGCAGATGGTACTCGTCGATGGTTTCAAGCGTTTACGTGCGGCTCGGTCGCTCAAAGGGTTTACGCACTTGCAAGCGAGGTTGTTGGAAGTGGATGAGCAAGCAGCCAAGGCAGCCTTGTTCAATCTGAACCGCATCGTCGGACGACCCGTGGAACTGGAGGAAGCTTGGGTCATCTTTGCACTCGTTCGCGAGGATGGACTCCAGCAAGCCGAAGTTGCCCAGATGCTTGGTCGCCACAAGAGCTGGGTGAATCGACGACTAGCATTGATCGAGCGACTTTGTGACGAAGCTCGCGAGTCATTGCGGCTTGGACTGTTAACACCAACTCAAGCGAGACATCTGATCCGGTTGCCGCGCGGCAACCAGAAAGCGGCCATGTTAGCGGCTACCGATGCCGCGTTGACTTCGCGTGAACTATCGGATGTTGTGGATCTACTCTCTGCAAGTAGCACTGCCGAGCAGGCTCACTTGGTGCTCTCCAATCCACGTGAAGCTCTGCGTCAATCACAAGCGGACTACGTCTACCAATGGGATCCGCGAATGAGTGCTTCAGGTAACCGAGCGGCCAAACGCCTGGCGTTACTCTTAGACTGCTTGGCCAAGATGAACAGTTGGCTCCGATACAAAGGGCGTTCGGAATTACAAGCGATCGATCGAGAGCCGTTAACCGATGGCTTCGTCAAGCTTGAGCAAGAAACGAAGGTGGTCGCCGAAGCAACCGAGGACTTTTTGAAAGAGATG